From the genome of Gemmatimonadaceae bacterium, one region includes:
- a CDS encoding TerC family protein: MSETALWIAFNAGVLAVLALDLGVFNKKAHKISVKEAAIWSGVWITLSLGFAGVIYRIRGKQAALEFVTGYLIEYSLSIDNIFVIVLIFSYFRIAEKYQHRVLFWGIIGALVMRGAMIAMGALLIQRFHWILYVFGAFLVFTGIRMAMQDETDIEPESNPVLRLVRRLLPVTPDFRGQDFFVREEVRTVSGSGGAQTRLMATPLFIVLVLVETTDLIFAVDSIPAIFAITQDPLLVYTSNVCAILGLRSLFFMLAGVIHRFHYLKLGLAVVLTFVGVKMLISSQYEIPIGASLLVIAGILGLSVIASIAFPRDAPPPRIG, encoded by the coding sequence GACTGCGCTCTGGATCGCGTTCAACGCCGGGGTTCTTGCCGTTCTGGCTCTAGACCTCGGCGTCTTCAACAAGAAGGCCCACAAGATCTCAGTGAAGGAAGCCGCGATCTGGAGCGGCGTGTGGATCACGCTGTCTCTGGGGTTCGCCGGGGTCATCTACAGGATTCGTGGCAAGCAGGCGGCGCTCGAGTTCGTGACGGGCTACCTCATCGAGTACTCGCTCTCGATCGACAACATCTTCGTCATCGTCCTGATCTTCTCCTACTTCAGGATCGCGGAAAAGTACCAGCACCGCGTGCTGTTCTGGGGAATCATCGGCGCCCTCGTGATGCGCGGAGCGATGATCGCGATGGGTGCGCTGCTCATCCAGCGATTCCACTGGATACTTTACGTGTTCGGCGCATTTCTGGTCTTCACGGGGATCAGAATGGCCATGCAGGACGAGACGGACATCGAGCCTGAGTCAAATCCTGTTCTGCGCCTCGTACGCCGCCTTCTTCCGGTGACCCCCGATTTTCGGGGTCAGGACTTCTTCGTCCGCGAGGAGGTCCGGACCGTGAGCGGGTCCGGAGGCGCCCAGACCCGCCTCATGGCAACGCCCCTATTTATAGTATTGGTGCTGGTCGAAACAACCGACCTGATCTTTGCAGTTGACTCGATCCCGGCCATTTTCGCGATCACCCAGGACCCGCTCCTCGTCTATACCTCGAACGTCTGCGCGATCCTGGGGCTGCGGTCCCTGTTTTTCATGCTGGCGGGCGTGATCCATCGCTTCCATTACCTGAAGCTTGGCCTTGCCGTGGTGCTGACATTTGTGGGGGTAAAGATGCTCATAAGCAGCCAGTATGAGATTCCCATTGGAGCCTCGCTGCTGGTGATCGCGGGCATTCTCGGGCTGTCAGTGATAGCGTCGATTGCCTTTCCTCGCGACGCGCCACCGCCGAGAATCGGGTAG
- a CDS encoding DUF4112 domain-containing protein: MAPKLTDADRAASVRTLARMLDSAVRIPGTGIRVGADSVFGLIPVVGDIAGAALSGYIVLASARLGAPASTIVRMMVNIGIDTIVGAVPILGDLFDIGWRANTRNVALLDSHMVGSSRSQRANRWVVVAVLLALLLLAVGAVALSVAVFRFLADLAMSPS; encoded by the coding sequence GTGGCCCCCAAACTCACTGACGCCGATCGAGCGGCGAGCGTTCGGACGCTGGCTCGAATGCTCGACTCGGCCGTTCGAATACCAGGAACCGGCATTCGCGTGGGCGCCGATTCCGTTTTCGGACTCATCCCGGTTGTTGGCGATATCGCCGGCGCCGCTCTCTCGGGCTACATAGTGCTCGCGTCGGCCCGGCTTGGTGCACCGGCCTCGACGATTGTCCGAATGATGGTCAATATCGGTATCGACACGATTGTCGGTGCGGTGCCCATTCTGGGCGACTTGTTCGACATTGGCTGGCGCGCCAACACTCGAAACGTCGCGCTGCTGGACAGTCACATGGTGGGGTCGTCCCGGAGTCAACGGGCCAACCGCTGGGTCGTCGTCGCGGTCCTGCTCGCTCTCCTGCTTCTCGCAGTCGGCGCGGTCGCGCTGAGCGTCGCGGTGTTCCGCTTTCTGGCCGACCTCGCGATGTCGCCGAGCTGA